One window of the Streptomyces sp. NBC_00259 genome contains the following:
- a CDS encoding pyridoxamine 5'-phosphate oxidase family protein, which translates to MNNSWADFQAAEPDFAATVRQRFETYTHHVLGTLRADGSPRLTGIEVTFRFGELWLGMMPNSRKALDLRRDPRFAVHANPGADASMDDGDVRIGGRAVEVTDPEVTARFQEATEAPQPFHLFRAELAEAVRTGVEGDELVVRTWRPGRALRTIRRGNDDSPPRTDAP; encoded by the coding sequence ATGAACAACAGCTGGGCAGACTTTCAGGCGGCTGAGCCCGACTTCGCCGCGACCGTGCGGCAACGCTTCGAGACGTACACGCACCACGTCCTCGGGACCCTTCGCGCCGACGGGTCCCCGCGGCTGACCGGGATCGAGGTGACCTTCCGCTTCGGGGAGCTGTGGCTCGGGATGATGCCGAACTCGCGCAAGGCACTGGACCTTCGCCGGGATCCGCGGTTCGCCGTCCACGCGAATCCCGGGGCCGACGCGTCCATGGACGACGGGGACGTACGGATCGGCGGACGGGCGGTCGAGGTGACCGACCCGGAGGTGACGGCCCGGTTCCAGGAGGCGACCGAGGCGCCGCAGCCCTTCCATCTCTTCCGGGCCGAGCTGGCCGAGGCCGTACGCACCGGGGTCGAGGGCGACGAACTCGTCGTACGGACCTGGCGGCCGGGCCGGGCGCTGCGGACGATCCGGCGCGGCAACGACGACAGCCCGCCGCGCACGGACGCCCCATGA
- a CDS encoding DEAD/DEAH box helicase: protein MTRSERPARKRPARRTGTQPANQSAKRSAKGSGGARRVAPPQEFTLPESSTPALPAVESFEELQLPTGLLKTLAAQGVTAPFPIQAATLPNSLAGRDLLGRGRTGSGKTLAFGLALLARTAGRRAVAGSPLGLVLVPTRELAQQVTDALTPYATAVNLRLATVVGGMSITKQAGALRRGAEVLVATPGRLKDLIERGDCRLDQVAITVLDEADQMADMGFLPQVTALLKQVEPGGQRMLFSATLDRNIDRLVRQFLIDPVVHSVDPSAGAVTTMDHHVLYVADETDKKAVTVRIAARDGRVILFLDTKRSVDRLVKRLLASGVRAAGLHGGRTQPQRNRTLDQFKNGQVSALVATNVAARGIHVDDLDLVVNVDPPMDHKDYLHRGGRTARAGESGSVVTLVLPEQKREMGRLMSDAGISPRTAMIKSSDEELARLTGAREPSGVAITIEIPQPQQPASSRPKRKRPQNGGGSGRRAEGGRTESGRSETGRAQSGRSQAGRAQGHTQAGHTQSARSQAGRAPAKRGRSRGPAAGGAQGGTGGRRTAA from the coding sequence ATGACTCGCTCCGAACGTCCCGCACGCAAGCGACCGGCCAGGCGCACTGGCACCCAGCCCGCGAACCAGTCCGCGAAGCGGTCGGCGAAGGGCTCCGGCGGTGCGCGCCGCGTGGCGCCTCCGCAGGAATTCACCCTGCCGGAATCCAGCACGCCCGCCCTGCCCGCCGTCGAGTCGTTCGAGGAGCTGCAGCTGCCGACGGGGCTGCTGAAGACCCTCGCCGCCCAGGGGGTGACCGCCCCCTTCCCGATCCAGGCCGCCACCCTGCCGAATTCGCTCGCCGGCCGTGACCTGCTCGGACGGGGCCGTACCGGATCCGGTAAGACCCTCGCGTTCGGACTGGCGCTGCTCGCCCGCACCGCCGGCCGCCGGGCCGTCGCCGGGAGCCCGCTCGGCCTGGTGCTCGTTCCCACGCGGGAGCTCGCGCAGCAGGTCACCGACGCCCTCACCCCGTACGCGACGGCGGTCAACCTGCGGCTCGCGACCGTCGTCGGCGGAATGTCGATCACCAAGCAGGCCGGCGCGCTGCGGCGCGGTGCCGAGGTGCTCGTCGCGACGCCCGGACGGCTGAAGGACCTCATCGAGCGGGGCGACTGCCGACTGGACCAGGTCGCGATCACGGTGCTGGACGAGGCCGACCAGATGGCCGACATGGGATTCCTGCCGCAGGTCACCGCTCTGTTGAAGCAGGTGGAGCCGGGCGGTCAGCGGATGCTGTTCTCGGCCACCCTGGACCGGAACATCGACCGCCTGGTGCGGCAGTTCCTGATCGACCCGGTGGTGCACTCGGTGGACCCGTCCGCCGGTGCCGTCACGACCATGGACCATCACGTTCTCTACGTCGCCGACGAGACGGACAAGAAGGCCGTCACCGTGCGCATAGCGGCCCGTGACGGGCGGGTCATCCTGTTCCTCGACACGAAGCGGTCCGTGGACCGGCTGGTCAAGCGCCTGCTGGCCAGTGGTGTGCGGGCGGCGGGACTGCACGGCGGCAGGACCCAGCCGCAGCGCAACCGAACCCTCGACCAGTTCAAGAACGGCCAGGTCAGCGCGCTGGTGGCGACCAATGTGGCGGCTCGTGGCATCCACGTGGACGACCTCGATCTGGTGGTGAACGTCGATCCGCCGATGGACCACAAGGACTATCTGCACCGCGGCGGCCGTACCGCTCGGGCGGGGGAGTCGGGCAGTGTCGTGACGCTCGTGCTGCCGGAGCAGAAGCGCGAGATGGGCCGGCTGATGTCCGACGCGGGAATCAGCCCGCGTACGGCCATGATCAAGTCCAGTGACGAGGAGCTGGCCCGGCTGACCGGCGCGCGCGAGCCGTCCGGGGTGGCGATCACCATCGAGATCCCGCAGCCTCAGCAGCCCGCCTCGTCACGCCCGAAGCGCAAGCGCCCGCAGAACGGCGGCGGCTCCGGCCGCCGTGCCGAAGGGGGCCGCACGGAGAGCGGCCGCAGCGAGACGGGCCGGGCGCAGTCCGGCCGTTCACAGGCGGGCCGTGCCCAGGGCCACACGCAGGCCGGCCACACGCAGTCCGCCCGTTCCCAGGCAGGGCGTGCGCCGGCGAAGCGCGGACGCTCCCGCGGGCCCGCGGCCGGTGGTGCCCAGGGCGGCACCGGCGGACGCCGGACCGCCGCCTAG
- a CDS encoding glutamate synthase subunit beta, whose protein sequence is MADPKGFLTTGREVARTRPVGERVKDWNEVYVPGSLLPIISKQAGRCMDCGIPFCHNGCPLGNLIPEWNDYAYRENWQAASERLHATNNFPEFTGRLCPAPCESACVLGINQPAVTIKNVEVSIIDKAWDANDVKPQPPDRLSGKTVAVIGSGPAGLAAAQQLTRAGHTVAVYERADRIGGLLRYGIPEFKMEKRHINRRIEQMRAEGTKFRTGVEVGRDIDAAKLRRRYDAVVIAAGATTARDLPVPGRELNGIHQAMEYLPLANKVVEGDFVAPPITAEGKHVVVIGGGDTGADCVGTAHRQGAASVTQLEIMPRPGEDRPGHQPWPTFPMLYKVTSAHEEGGERVYSVSTTHFEGDEDGNVQSLHLIEVEFVDGKLTQKPGTERVIPAQLVTLAMGFTGTDVQNGLVSQFGVELDERGNVARDADFATNVPGVYVAGDAGRGQSLIVWAIAEGRSAARGVDRFLTGVSELPAPIRPTDRSLTV, encoded by the coding sequence ATGGCTGACCCCAAGGGCTTCCTGACCACCGGACGCGAGGTCGCCAGGACCCGTCCGGTCGGTGAGCGCGTCAAGGACTGGAACGAGGTCTACGTCCCCGGCTCCCTGCTGCCGATCATCAGCAAGCAGGCCGGGCGCTGCATGGACTGCGGTATCCCGTTCTGCCACAACGGCTGTCCGCTGGGGAACCTGATCCCCGAGTGGAACGACTACGCCTACCGCGAGAACTGGCAGGCCGCGAGCGAGCGGCTGCACGCCACCAACAACTTCCCGGAGTTCACCGGCCGGCTGTGCCCCGCCCCCTGCGAGTCGGCCTGTGTCCTCGGGATCAACCAGCCCGCCGTCACCATCAAGAACGTCGAAGTCTCCATCATCGACAAGGCGTGGGACGCCAACGACGTCAAGCCGCAGCCCCCGGACCGGCTGTCCGGCAAGACGGTCGCGGTCATCGGCTCCGGCCCGGCGGGCCTCGCCGCCGCCCAGCAGCTGACCCGCGCCGGCCACACGGTCGCCGTGTACGAGCGCGCCGACCGCATCGGCGGACTGCTGCGCTACGGCATCCCCGAGTTCAAGATGGAGAAGCGGCACATCAACCGCCGTATCGAGCAGATGCGCGCGGAGGGCACCAAGTTCCGCACCGGCGTGGAGGTCGGCCGCGACATCGACGCGGCGAAGCTGCGCCGCCGGTACGACGCCGTCGTCATCGCCGCCGGTGCCACCACCGCTCGCGATCTGCCCGTCCCGGGCCGTGAGCTGAACGGCATCCACCAGGCGATGGAGTACCTGCCGCTCGCCAACAAGGTCGTCGAGGGCGATTTCGTGGCGCCGCCGATCACCGCCGAGGGCAAGCACGTCGTCGTCATCGGCGGCGGCGACACCGGCGCGGACTGCGTCGGCACCGCCCACCGCCAGGGCGCGGCGTCCGTCACCCAGCTGGAGATCATGCCGCGTCCGGGCGAGGACCGTCCGGGCCACCAGCCCTGGCCGACGTTCCCGATGCTCTACAAGGTGACGTCCGCGCACGAGGAGGGCGGTGAGCGGGTCTACTCCGTCTCCACCACCCACTTCGAGGGCGACGAGGACGGCAACGTCCAGTCCCTGCACCTGATCGAGGTCGAGTTCGTCGACGGCAAGCTGACCCAGAAGCCGGGCACCGAGCGCGTCATCCCGGCCCAGCTGGTCACCCTCGCCATGGGCTTCACCGGCACGGACGTCCAGAACGGCCTGGTCTCGCAGTTCGGCGTGGAGCTGGACGAGCGCGGCAACGTGGCCCGCGACGCGGACTTCGCGACCAACGTCCCCGGCGTGTACGTCGCCGGCGACGCCGGTCGCGGCCAGTCCCTCATCGTCTGGGCCATCGCCGAGGGCCGCTCCGCGGCACGCGGCGTGGACCGCTTCCTCACGGGCGTGAGCGAACTGCCCGCCCCGATCCGCCCCACGGACCGTTCCCTGACGGTCTGA
- a CDS encoding acyl-CoA dehydrogenase family protein, with translation MDLDHTDEEIAFRALARDWLRARVPDQPLPSLETAEGFAAHREWEAELSAGRWSVVSWPERYGGRGVDLFHWLVFEEEYYAAGAPGRVSQNGINLLAPTLFDHGTEEQRARILPSMASGEVIWAQAWSEPEAGSDLASLRSRAVRTDGGWLLSGQKTWSSRAAFADRAFGIFRTDPDADRPHRGLTYLMFDLRAPGVTVRPIGRIDGKPAFAELFLDEVFVPDEDVIGEPGQGWRIAMSTTGNERGLTLRSPGRFLAAADRLVELWRSAADPSDTALRDRVADAVIGARAYRLFTYAHASRFAAGGSIGAESSLNKVFWSEYDIALHETALDLLGADGELADGPGEWAEGYVFSLAGPIYAGTNEIQRDIIAERLLGLPKGRR, from the coding sequence ATGGACCTGGACCACACCGACGAGGAGATCGCCTTCCGCGCCCTGGCCCGCGACTGGCTGCGCGCCCGCGTCCCCGACCAGCCGCTGCCCTCGCTGGAGACCGCGGAGGGCTTCGCCGCGCACCGGGAGTGGGAGGCGGAGCTGTCCGCCGGCCGCTGGTCGGTGGTGTCCTGGCCCGAGCGGTACGGCGGACGCGGCGTGGACCTCTTCCACTGGCTGGTCTTCGAGGAGGAGTACTACGCGGCGGGCGCGCCCGGCCGGGTCTCCCAGAACGGCATCAATCTCCTCGCCCCGACGCTCTTCGACCACGGCACCGAGGAGCAGCGGGCCAGGATCCTGCCGTCGATGGCGAGCGGCGAGGTGATCTGGGCGCAGGCGTGGTCGGAGCCGGAGGCGGGCTCGGACCTCGCCTCACTGAGGTCCCGGGCGGTGCGGACGGACGGCGGCTGGCTGCTGTCGGGCCAGAAGACCTGGTCGTCGCGGGCGGCCTTCGCGGACCGGGCGTTCGGGATCTTCCGCACGGACCCGGACGCGGACAGGCCGCACCGGGGCCTGACGTATCTGATGTTCGACCTGCGGGCGCCGGGTGTGACGGTGAGGCCGATCGGCCGGATCGACGGGAAGCCCGCCTTCGCCGAGCTGTTCCTGGACGAGGTGTTCGTACCGGACGAGGACGTGATCGGCGAGCCGGGCCAGGGCTGGCGTATCGCCATGTCGACGACCGGCAACGAGCGGGGGCTGACGCTCCGCTCCCCCGGCCGCTTCCTCGCCGCGGCGGACCGGCTGGTGGAGCTGTGGCGCTCGGCGGCCGACCCCTCCGACACCGCTCTGCGTGACCGGGTCGCCGACGCGGTCATCGGGGCGCGGGCGTACCGGCTGTTCACGTACGCCCATGCCTCCCGGTTCGCCGCGGGCGGGTCGATCGGAGCCGAGTCGAGCCTGAACAAGGTCTTCTGGTCGGAGTACGACATCGCGCTGCACGAGACCGCGCTCGATCTGCTGGGCGCGGACGGCGAGTTGGCCGACGGGCCGGGTGAGTGGGCCGAGGGGTACGTCTTCTCGCTCGCGGGCCCGATCTATGCCGGTACGAACGAGATCCAGCGCGACATCATCGCCGAGCGGCTGCTCGGCCTGCCGAAGGGACGCCGCTGA
- a CDS encoding DUF397 domain-containing protein translates to MNTAELNGAVWRKSSYSDGTGGSCVEVAELPGLVPVRDSKRPEGPALVFPAAGWASFVAAVKGCVI, encoded by the coding sequence ATGAACACCGCAGAGTTGAACGGTGCCGTCTGGCGCAAGTCGTCCTACAGCGATGGCACGGGCGGCAGTTGCGTGGAGGTCGCCGAGCTTCCTGGCCTCGTCCCCGTACGCGACAGCAAGAGGCCCGAGGGACCCGCGCTCGTCTTCCCGGCCGCGGGCTGGGCGTCGTTCGTCGCCGCCGTGAAGGGCTGCGTCATCTAG
- a CDS encoding acetyl-CoA C-acetyltransferase, with protein sequence MAEAYIVEAVRTPVGRRRGGLAAAHPADLGAHVLKALVERSGIDPVAVEDVVFGCLDTVGPQAGDIARTSWLAAGLPEEVPGVTVDRQCGSSQQAVHFAAQGVMSGTQDLVVAGGVQNMTQIPIAFASRQAAEPLGLTEGPFAGSEGWRARYGDAPVNQFHGAELIARKWDISRRAMEEFALRSHQRAIRAIDEGRFERETVAYGDVTADEGPRRDTTLEKMAGLRPVVDGGTITAACSSQVSDGAAAMLLASERAVREHGLTPRARVHHLSVRGEDPIRMLSAPIPATAYALKKTGLTLDDIDLVEINEAFAPVVLAWLKETGADPERVNVNGGAIALGHPLGATGVRLMTTLLHELERTNGRFGLQTMCEGGGQANVTIIERL encoded by the coding sequence ATGGCCGAGGCCTACATAGTCGAAGCGGTCCGCACCCCGGTGGGGCGGCGCAGGGGCGGTCTCGCCGCCGCGCACCCGGCCGACCTGGGTGCGCACGTCCTCAAGGCCCTGGTCGAACGGTCCGGGATCGACCCGGTGGCCGTGGAGGACGTCGTCTTCGGCTGTCTGGACACCGTGGGCCCGCAGGCCGGTGACATCGCCCGCACGAGCTGGCTGGCGGCAGGACTTCCCGAAGAGGTGCCCGGCGTCACCGTCGACCGCCAGTGCGGCTCCTCCCAGCAGGCGGTGCACTTCGCGGCCCAGGGCGTCATGTCCGGCACCCAGGACCTCGTCGTCGCGGGCGGCGTGCAGAACATGACGCAGATCCCGATCGCCTTCGCCTCCCGGCAGGCCGCCGAGCCGCTCGGACTGACCGAGGGCCCCTTCGCCGGCAGCGAGGGCTGGCGGGCGCGGTACGGCGACGCACCCGTCAACCAGTTCCACGGCGCCGAACTCATCGCGCGGAAGTGGGACATCTCCCGTCGCGCCATGGAGGAGTTCGCGCTGCGGTCCCACCAGCGGGCGATCCGCGCGATCGACGAGGGCCGCTTCGAGCGGGAGACCGTCGCGTACGGGGACGTGACGGCGGACGAGGGCCCCCGCCGCGACACCACCCTGGAGAAGATGGCGGGCCTGAGGCCCGTCGTCGACGGCGGCACGATCACCGCCGCCTGTTCCTCACAGGTCTCGGACGGCGCGGCGGCGATGCTGCTCGCGAGCGAGCGCGCGGTACGGGAGCACGGGCTGACCCCGCGCGCCCGCGTCCACCATCTGTCGGTGCGCGGCGAGGACCCGATCCGGATGCTCTCCGCGCCGATCCCGGCGACCGCGTACGCGCTGAAGAAGACCGGCCTCACCCTCGACGACATCGACCTCGTCGAGATCAACGAGGCGTTCGCACCCGTCGTCCTGGCGTGGCTGAAGGAGACCGGCGCCGACCCGGAGAGGGTGAACGTCAACGGCGGCGCCATCGCGCTGGGTCATCCGCTCGGTGCGACCGGCGTCAGGCTGATGACCACTCTGCTGCACGAACTGGAACGCACGAACGGGCGATTCGGGCTGCAGACGATGTGCGAGGGCGGCGGTCAGGCGAACGTGACGATCATCGAGCGGCTCTGA
- a CDS encoding helix-turn-helix domain-containing protein, whose translation MTEPRNTDPYTDPRAFYGSELRRLREAARLSQEQVGERVFCSATYIGQFENATRRPQLEMSKQLDEVLGSGEHLQRLCRLARTSKVADYFADAAELERLAKTICEYAPVLVPGLLQTETYARAITRTATPFASQDSVEERVRARMDRQGVLGDPTRPVLWAILQEAVLRTPMGGPEAMREQLLHIAEQGRSRRAVVQVLPFAAMNEAFIASMVSVMTFDDAPAVVYTEGAGSGQLIDDPALVEQCQRSYDLARAAALSPRASLELLESVAEDYRIP comes from the coding sequence ATGACCGAGCCCAGGAACACCGACCCGTACACCGACCCGAGGGCCTTCTACGGCTCGGAGCTGCGCAGACTGCGCGAGGCCGCACGGCTCTCGCAGGAACAGGTCGGGGAGCGGGTCTTCTGCTCGGCCACCTACATCGGCCAGTTCGAGAACGCGACGCGACGGCCGCAGCTGGAGATGTCGAAGCAGCTGGACGAGGTACTGGGCAGCGGGGAGCACCTTCAGCGGCTGTGCCGGCTGGCCCGCACATCGAAGGTGGCGGACTACTTCGCGGACGCGGCGGAGCTGGAGCGGCTGGCGAAGACGATCTGCGAGTACGCGCCGGTGCTGGTACCGGGACTTCTCCAGACGGAGACGTATGCGCGCGCCATCACGCGCACCGCCACGCCGTTCGCGTCTCAGGACAGTGTCGAGGAGCGTGTCCGTGCCCGGATGGACCGGCAGGGCGTCCTCGGCGATCCGACGAGGCCGGTGCTGTGGGCGATCCTCCAGGAGGCGGTGCTCCGGACGCCGATGGGCGGCCCCGAGGCGATGCGCGAGCAGCTCCTGCACATCGCGGAACAGGGACGGAGCCGCAGGGCGGTGGTGCAGGTGCTTCCCTTCGCCGCCATGAACGAGGCTTTCATCGCCAGCATGGTGTCCGTGATGACCTTCGACGACGCACCTGCGGTGGTGTACACGGAAGGGGCGGGCAGCGGCCAACTCATCGACGATCCCGCCCTGGTCGAGCAGTGCCAGAGGTCATACGATCTCGCCAGGGCCGCCGCGCTGTCGCCGAGGGCGTCCCTCGAACTGCTGGAATCGGTGGCGGAGGACTACAGGATCCCATGA
- a CDS encoding cold-shock protein gives MATGTVKWFNAEKGFGFIEQDGGGADVFAHYSNIATSGFRELQEGQKVTFDVTQGQKGPQAENIVPA, from the coding sequence ATGGCTACGGGAACCGTGAAGTGGTTCAACGCTGAAAAGGGCTTCGGCTTCATCGAGCAGGACGGCGGCGGCGCCGACGTCTTCGCCCACTACTCGAACATCGCCACCTCGGGCTTCCGCGAGCTCCAGGAAGGCCAGAAGGTCACCTTCGACGTCACGCAGGGCCAGAAGGGCCCGCAGGCGGAGAACATCGTCCCGGCCTGA
- a CDS encoding TetR/AcrR family transcriptional regulator, with amino-acid sequence MPTTKKKTQVTASPERRRELLDTAAEVFAAQGYNATTVRRIADEAGMLAGSLYYHFDSKESMLDEILSTFLDELWAGYDAVLAAGLGPRETIEALVTESFREIDRHRAAVAIYQKESRHLSAQPRFGYLADSQQKFEKAWLGTLERGVAERVFRDDLDIRLTYRFVRDTVWVAASWYRPGGQHSPDEIARQYLSMVLDGITTQDGITTKE; translated from the coding sequence GTGCCGACGACCAAGAAGAAGACCCAGGTGACCGCCTCGCCCGAGCGGCGCCGCGAACTGCTCGACACCGCCGCCGAGGTGTTCGCCGCCCAGGGCTACAACGCCACGACCGTCCGCAGGATCGCGGACGAGGCGGGGATGCTCGCGGGCAGCCTCTACTACCACTTCGACTCCAAGGAGTCGATGCTCGACGAGATCCTCTCCACCTTCCTCGACGAGCTCTGGGCCGGGTACGACGCGGTCCTCGCCGCCGGACTCGGACCGAGGGAGACCATCGAGGCGCTCGTCACCGAGTCCTTCCGGGAGATCGACCGGCACCGTGCGGCCGTGGCGATCTACCAGAAGGAGTCCCGGCACCTCTCCGCGCAGCCCCGCTTCGGCTATCTCGCCGACTCCCAGCAGAAGTTCGAGAAGGCATGGCTCGGGACGCTGGAGCGCGGGGTCGCCGAGCGGGTCTTCCGTGACGACCTCGACATCCGGCTCACCTACCGGTTCGTCCGCGACACCGTTTGGGTCGCGGCCTCCTGGTACCGGCCGGGAGGACAGCACAGCCCGGACGAGATCGCCCGCCAGTACCTGTCGATGGTGCTGGACGGCATCACGACACAGGACGGCATCACGACGAAGGAGTAG
- a CDS encoding SDR family oxidoreductase: MRDNKAPYVAGHALLEGRTAVITAAAGSGIGGATARRFLEEGARILISDAHARRLKETEETLAGEFGPAAVDSLVCDVTDETQVQALFDTAVRLHGHLDVVVNNAGLGGTAQLVDMTDEQWSRVLDVTLGGTFRCTRAALRAFRAAGRGGAVVNNASVVGWRAQAGQAHYAAAKAGVMALTRCAAVEAAPYGVRVNAVAPSLAMHPHLVKVTSAEVLDELTAREAFGRYAEPWEVANVIVFLASGYSSYMTGETVSVSSQHA; the protein is encoded by the coding sequence GTGAGGGACAACAAGGCTCCGTACGTGGCCGGGCACGCGCTGCTGGAGGGCCGTACCGCCGTGATCACCGCGGCCGCGGGGAGCGGCATCGGCGGCGCCACCGCCCGCCGCTTCCTGGAGGAGGGCGCCCGGATCCTCATCAGCGACGCGCACGCGCGCCGCCTCAAGGAGACGGAGGAGACGCTGGCCGGGGAGTTCGGGCCGGCCGCCGTCGACTCGCTGGTCTGCGACGTCACCGACGAGACCCAGGTGCAGGCCCTCTTCGACACGGCCGTACGCCTCCACGGACACCTCGACGTGGTCGTGAACAACGCCGGACTCGGCGGCACGGCCCAGCTCGTCGACATGACCGACGAGCAGTGGTCCCGCGTGCTCGACGTCACCCTGGGCGGCACCTTCCGCTGCACCCGCGCCGCCCTCCGCGCGTTCAGGGCGGCCGGCCGCGGCGGGGCCGTCGTCAACAACGCCTCCGTCGTCGGTTGGCGCGCCCAGGCCGGACAGGCCCACTATGCCGCCGCCAAGGCCGGCGTCATGGCGCTGACCCGGTGCGCGGCCGTCGAGGCGGCCCCGTACGGGGTCCGGGTCAACGCCGTCGCCCCGAGCCTCGCCATGCACCCGCATCTGGTGAAGGTCACCTCGGCCGAGGTGCTGGACGAACTCACCGCCCGGGAGGCCTTCGGCCGCTACGCCGAGCCCTGGGAGGTCGCCAACGTCATCGTCTTCCTGGCCAGTGGCTACTCCTCGTACATGACCGGCGAGACCGTGTCCGTCAGCAGCCAGCACGCGTAG
- a CDS encoding vWA domain-containing protein: MAGISLRKMEESAPALVSLYKSAGVSLEKHGLNGQRAAVYLVVDYSGSMKPYYKDGSVQALADRVLGLSAHLDDDGRVPVVFFSTDIDAETDIALADHEGRIDRIVAGLGHMGRTSYHLAMDAVIDHYLDSGATAPALVVFQTDGGPINKLAAERYLCKAAKLPLFWQFIGFGDPGSRQFEFLRKLDDLAVPAKRPVDNAGFFHAGQDPRQVRDDELYDRLVSEFPSWLAAARAQGIVRA; the protein is encoded by the coding sequence ATGGCGGGTATCAGCCTCCGCAAGATGGAGGAGTCCGCCCCGGCCCTCGTCAGCCTGTACAAGAGCGCGGGCGTCTCGCTGGAGAAGCACGGGCTGAACGGTCAGCGCGCGGCCGTCTACCTGGTCGTCGACTACTCCGGCTCGATGAAGCCGTACTACAAGGACGGCAGCGTCCAGGCTCTTGCCGACCGGGTGCTGGGGCTCTCGGCGCATCTCGACGACGACGGGCGGGTGCCGGTCGTGTTCTTCTCCACGGACATCGACGCGGAGACGGACATCGCGCTCGCCGACCACGAGGGCCGGATCGACCGGATCGTCGCCGGGCTCGGCCACATGGGCAGGACCAGCTACCACCTCGCCATGGACGCGGTCATCGACCACTACCTGGACAGCGGCGCCACGGCGCCCGCTCTCGTCGTCTTCCAGACGGACGGCGGTCCCATCAACAAGCTCGCCGCCGAGCGCTATCTGTGCAAGGCGGCGAAGCTGCCGCTGTTCTGGCAGTTCATCGGCTTCGGCGACCCCGGCAGCCGCCAGTTCGAGTTCCTGCGGAAGCTCGACGACCTGGCCGTCCCGGCCAAGCGGCCCGTCGACAACGCGGGCTTCTTCCACGCCGGCCAGGACCCGCGGCAGGTCCGGGACGACGAGCTGTACGACCGGCTCGTCTCCGAATTCCCGTCATGGCTGGCCGCCGCCCGCGCGCAGGGCATCGTGCGCGCGTAA
- a CDS encoding acyl-CoA dehydrogenase family protein encodes MRFLPTDEQRAFIRSLDGMLTAADAPRAARAWGAGDPGPGRAVWARLAETGVFALAVPEAYEGVGPRPIELALAFVELGRHAVPGPLVETAAAATLLAGLGDPALAKRFLPGIAAGETVATLALEGYGPYALDADTASVTLTVVGDELRVAPGHGPVRASADPARRLAVPDGGGEVLATGAHVAAATARAVDRARLATAAQALGTGLALLERTVAYVGQRSQFGVAIGSFQAVKHRLADTLIALEFTRPLVLGAALTTAPADIAAAKAAAGDAAYGAARTALQLHGAVGYTDELDLSLWLRKARPLRDAWGTPSQCRAKVLSG; translated from the coding sequence ATGCGCTTCCTGCCGACCGACGAACAGCGGGCGTTCATCCGCTCGCTGGACGGGATGCTGACGGCCGCGGACGCACCGCGGGCGGCCCGGGCCTGGGGCGCGGGCGACCCCGGTCCCGGGCGCGCGGTGTGGGCCCGCCTGGCCGAGACGGGTGTCTTCGCGCTGGCCGTTCCGGAGGCGTACGAGGGCGTGGGGCCGCGCCCCATCGAACTGGCCCTCGCCTTCGTGGAGCTGGGGCGGCACGCGGTGCCGGGCCCGCTGGTGGAGACGGCCGCGGCGGCGACGTTGCTCGCCGGCCTCGGCGACCCGGCTCTCGCGAAGCGCTTCCTGCCGGGGATCGCGGCGGGCGAGACCGTGGCCACGCTGGCGCTCGAGGGGTACGGGCCCTACGCGCTGGACGCGGACACGGCGTCGGTCACGCTCACGGTCGTCGGCGACGAACTGCGCGTCGCGCCCGGGCACGGGCCGGTACGGGCCTCGGCCGATCCGGCGCGGCGGCTCGCCGTACCGGACGGCGGGGGCGAGGTGCTGGCGACCGGGGCTCATGTGGCGGCCGCCACTGCGCGCGCCGTCGACCGGGCCCGGCTCGCGACCGCCGCCCAGGCGCTCGGGACCGGGCTGGCGCTGCTGGAGCGGACCGTCGCGTACGTGGGACAGCGCTCCCAGTTCGGGGTCGCGATCGGCTCGTTCCAGGCGGTCAAGCACCGGCTGGCGGACACCCTGATCGCCCTCGAGTTCACCCGGCCACTGGTGCTCGGCGCGGCGCTGACGACGGCACCGGCCGACATCGCCGCGGCGAAGGCGGCGGCGGGCGACGCCGCGTACGGCGCCGCCCGCACCGCCCTCCAGCTCCACGGCGCGGTCGGCTACACCGACGAGCTCGACCTCTCCCTCTGGCTGCGCAAGGCCCGGCCGCTGCGGGACGCCTGGGGGACGCCCTCACAGTGCCGCGCGAAGGTGCTGTCCGGCTGA